The DNA sequence CTCTTTCCGCGGCATTTTCAAAAATAAATAAAGATTTTTTACAATGAAAAATATTACGGAAAAAGCACCTAGAGAATTCACTCTACGTGCCATCTTGCTAGGGATGCTACTTGGATTAGTCTTTGCAGTTGGTAATGCATATTTAGGTTTGAAAATCGGTACAACTGTCTCTGCTTCTATTCCAGCTGCTGTGTTATCTATGGCTATCTTACGCACTTTTTGCAAAAAAATATCTATTTTAGAAAACAACCTTGTACAAACCATCGCCTCTGTTGGAGAAGGACTGGCTGCTGGAGTAATTTTTACCGTTCCCGCACTCTTTTTTTTAGGAGAGCGTTTATCCGCTTGGCGCATTTTTATATTAGCTACATTAGGTGGAATTTTGGGTGTGTTGTTCATGATCCCCATGCGTCGTTACATTATTGTACATGAACATAAGAGGCTCCCTTTTCCAGAGGGAACTGCATGTGCTCAAATTCTACAGGCTAGAGATTCTTCTCCAAAAATGGCTTTTTTTGCCTTTTTAGGGATTATCTTAGGAGCTATTCATAAATGCTTTTCTGGAGCTTTTCAACTGCTAAAAGAAACTCCTAAATGGGTTCTACCTTTTTTTCAAAAAACAGAATTTAGTATGGATTGCACTACTGCATTACTTGGCGTAGGTTTCATCGTAGGTCCCCGTATTACCAGCTTGCTATTATGGGGAGGAGCTTTAGGATGGTGGATCCTCATTCCTTTAATCCAATTATTTGGCTCTAGCCAGACCGTTATTTTTCCAGCAACCATACCTGTTACACAAATGTCAGCTGAAGAGATTTGGGCAAATTATATTCGTTATATCGGCGCTGGTGCAGTAGCTATTGGAGGATTGATTAGTTTAATTAAGATTGCACCTATTATCCGTAAAACCTTCTCTGTTGGTTTAACAGAACTATTCCAAAGAATTCCTAGAAAAAACATACCAAGAACAGATCGGGATATTTCTCTTCGTTGGCTCATTATTGGATCTTTAGCCATTATTATCACTCTTTGGCTTTTTCCTGGATCTGTCATGAATTTAACGACTATCGTACTACTTTCTGTGCTAGGGTTTTTCTTTGTAGCAGTTACTTCACTAACAGTTGGTATAGTTGGAAGTACTTCTAATCCTGTTTCTGGCATGACCTTAACAACTCTTCTACTGACATGTTTAATTTTTGTCGCTATTGGTTGGACAGAGCGCATCTATTTGATTGCTGCATTAACCATGAGTGTAGTTGTCAATATTGCTATTGCTTTAGCAGGTACTACCTCTCAAGATCTAAAGACAGGTTTTTTACTTGGTGCAACTCCTAAATGGCAGCAGATTGCAGAGATTATCGGTATTCTCCTACCAGCTCTTGCCATTGGAACCACTCTATATTTATTAGATCAAGCCTATGGCTTAGGTTCTGCAGAGTTACCAGCTCCGCAAGCCACCATGATGGCTTTAATTGCAAAAGGAGTGATTCAAGGCAATATTCCTGTTACCTTAATTCTGGTGGGCGTACTTTTAGGTTTATCCATGGAATTACTTCGCTTACCTGTTTTGCCTTTTGCTTTAGGATTGTACTTACCCCTTTCTTTGAGCACAGCTATGATGTTGGGAGGAGTTGTTTCTTTTTTTGTGAAAAAAAGAGAAAAAACAGCACATATGACCACAGCTTCTGAAAAAGGTATATTAGCTGCTTCTGGTCTTGTAGCAGGAGATGCTTGTACAGGTGTGATCATCGCTCTGTTAACCGTACTTGGTGTTATCCCTGCAATAGAACATCCTTTTTTTTCTAACACAATTAGTTTAAGCGTTTTTCTTCTTCTTGCAGCAGGGCTTGGTGCCATTTGCTTTTATAAAAGAGACAAAATTTCTTGATACATAAAAAAATTTACAGTTGAGAGCAAAGCAGATTATGTGAGAAAATTCCCTCTAAAAGGATTTTTTCATGTTTCGTAAAATGCCAATCCTACTTTTGGCAATGATTCTTCTTATTCTCTCTATCGATCGGTTTATTCCTGTTTATCTCAAGCAGTTTATCTATTCTTTGAGCCTGTCTGTAAAATCTTTACTTATTTTTATACTCCCTATCCTTATTTTCATGCTGCTATTTAAAACGATTTCTCAGCTATCACGTACCGCTACAAAAGTGATTTTTTTTCTTCTTATACTCCTTTGCTGTTCAAATTTTTTATCAACAATAATTAGTTCCCAGATAGGAGCCATTATCTATCAATTGAATCTTTACATTAAAATGCCAACAGATCAAATAGCTCTTATGCCTATTTGGTCGCTTACTCTGCCTAAATGGATTGCTAATGATCATGCGATGTTTGCAGGGATTTTCTCCGGAATATTCTTTTCTCTTTTTAAACCAATGCTTGGTTTAAAAATTTCGCTCTATTTTGAAAAAGCAATTCAAAAAATGCTTAATTTTCTTAGCTTTGTGATCCCTATCTTTATCTCCGGGTTTGTCATGAAGTTGATTCACGATCAGCTTATTCATACAATTATTTATGACTATTCTCTTATTTTCATATTGGTAGCTATTTCTCAATTTATCTATATCGCATGTATCTATTTGATGGCTAATCGCTTTTGTCTATCCTCTTTTTTACATACGCTTAAAAACATGTTCCCAGCCGCTCTTACGGGATTTAGCAGTATGTCAAGTGCTGCTGCCATGCCTTTAACAATCATAGGCACTGAAAAAAATACTAAAAACCTTTCTTTAACTCGTCTAAGTACTCCTATAACGGTAAATACGCACTTAATCGGAGACTGTTTTGCTATTCCTATTTTTGCTTTTGCAGTTATGAAAAACTTTGGCATTCCTGAACCCACTTTTTTTGCTTACCTATTATTTGCTCTTTACTTTGTCATAGCAAAGTTTTCTGTAGCAGCTATTCCAGGTGGAGGAATTATTGTCATGCTACCTATCTTAGAGAGTCAACTAGGATTTACCACAGAAATGTCTTCTTTAATAACTGCTTTGTATATCTTATTTGATCCTGTCATCACCTGTGCAAACATATTGGGAAATGGAGGATTTGCATTAGTGCTTAATAAACTACCTGTTTTTTCTAAACTAGAAAAAATAAAGTAATATTTATAAAATGTTGCTACAGCTTTCATCTCATATACATTTAAAAAGAAAATGAAAGTTGCAAGATCAGTGTTTAGTAAACAAACAAAAAATTGAGGGCTGCAATGAGAAAAATCATCTTAACGATATTCATTTCATTTCTTTCAACTGTAATTGCATTTGATTCAACAATCCCAGTTCTCCATCTTCCTGACTTCTATAATGAATCAACGCGGATAGACTTTCTAAATAATCTTGAAAAAGCAGCATCTGAGGTTGGCTTTTTTGGTCTCACCGGTGCAGGTGTTGATATTGATCTTCTCGACCGTACTTATGATCAAATCATCGCATACTTTGATCGAGACGTTAATGAAAAAATGGCTATGAAAACAAATGATGGACAACGAGGATATGTTCCTGGAGAGTCAGCAAAAGGAGAAAATCGAATCGATTTTAAAGAATTTTTCCATGTCGGTAGAGAGCTCAGTAAAGAGGAATTAAAAAAGCTTAAATATTGCAAAAATGTATGGCCAGAAAGTCCAGCCGACTTTAGATCGACCATGATCGATCTTTTCCAAGCCATGGATAAATGTAAAGACGCCCTTGGAGATGCAATTACCGAAATTCTTCAACAAAGCCCTGGCTATATCAATGAAATGACTAGAGAGGGGGATTGCTTAATGAGAGCAATCCACTATCCCGCAAACCCCCCAGACAATG is a window from the Candidatus Rhabdochlamydia porcellionis genome containing:
- a CDS encoding OPT family oligopeptide transporter, which translates into the protein MKNITEKAPREFTLRAILLGMLLGLVFAVGNAYLGLKIGTTVSASIPAAVLSMAILRTFCKKISILENNLVQTIASVGEGLAAGVIFTVPALFFLGERLSAWRIFILATLGGILGVLFMIPMRRYIIVHEHKRLPFPEGTACAQILQARDSSPKMAFFAFLGIILGAIHKCFSGAFQLLKETPKWVLPFFQKTEFSMDCTTALLGVGFIVGPRITSLLLWGGALGWWILIPLIQLFGSSQTVIFPATIPVTQMSAEEIWANYIRYIGAGAVAIGGLISLIKIAPIIRKTFSVGLTELFQRIPRKNIPRTDRDISLRWLIIGSLAIIITLWLFPGSVMNLTTIVLLSVLGFFFVAVTSLTVGIVGSTSNPVSGMTLTTLLLTCLIFVAIGWTERIYLIAALTMSVVVNIAIALAGTTSQDLKTGFLLGATPKWQQIAEIIGILLPALAIGTTLYLLDQAYGLGSAELPAPQATMMALIAKGVIQGNIPVTLILVGVLLGLSMELLRLPVLPFALGLYLPLSLSTAMMLGGVVSFFVKKREKTAHMTTASEKGILAASGLVAGDACTGVIIALLTVLGVIPAIEHPFFSNTISLSVFLLLAAGLGAICFYKRDKIS
- a CDS encoding cation:dicarboxylate symporter family transporter; the encoded protein is MFRKMPILLLAMILLILSIDRFIPVYLKQFIYSLSLSVKSLLIFILPILIFMLLFKTISQLSRTATKVIFFLLILLCCSNFLSTIISSQIGAIIYQLNLYIKMPTDQIALMPIWSLTLPKWIANDHAMFAGIFSGIFFSLFKPMLGLKISLYFEKAIQKMLNFLSFVIPIFISGFVMKLIHDQLIHTIIYDYSLIFILVAISQFIYIACIYLMANRFCLSSFLHTLKNMFPAALTGFSSMSSAAAMPLTIIGTEKNTKNLSLTRLSTPITVNTHLIGDCFAIPIFAFAVMKNFGIPEPTFFAYLLFALYFVIAKFSVAAIPGGGIIVMLPILESQLGFTTEMSSLITALYILFDPVITCANILGNGGFALVLNKLPVFSKLEKIK
- a CDS encoding isopenicillin N synthase family dioxygenase, which translates into the protein MRKIILTIFISFLSTVIAFDSTIPVLHLPDFYNESTRIDFLNNLEKAASEVGFFGLTGAGVDIDLLDRTYDQIIAYFDRDVNEKMAMKTNDGQRGYVPGESAKGENRIDFKEFFHVGRELSKEELKKLKYCKNVWPESPADFRSTMIDLFQAMDKCKDALGDAITEILQQSPGYINEMTREGDCLMRAIHYPANPPDNAIWAGAHTDIDFLTILPRSTAKGLQVLNKEGNWIDVVVPNESLIINCGDMLENLTNGYFKSSFHRVVDSGSGKERYSVVFFVHPRSDDHLDPLSFCIEKTGGIRKYANITRMELLAERLIDLGLASSSLMEFFVQSGAIKKLKEVGRFSPKAEKTLLDAGFVF